A genome region from Hydrogenoanaerobacterium saccharovorans includes the following:
- a CDS encoding pyruvate formate lyase family protein, producing the protein MLLINEKFPANERIQRLRKRSTDLSKSGKRNVLVDNPEFLVYHWSGHCAGFSPATGELALGDDERINVGDHNCRVDNGKPFPYADQMPSKINGFEYSVTNWATDYAFFLDHSPAEVYPDETIVGEFHWQLDEARNFIYPEEVHGLGFDLRVLGAGGTSLAHTCPDLSIGLSRGWSGLLEDVRKSLAKWQSLGNEQRVTYLKAQVIVVEAIIRFAERHAKRAINLSENESNTEQKALYQKIAKNMQQLAVGKPETFEQAVQWIQFFQVVERINGHGNGYGRLDQLLIDFYKSDLKSGRISRDDARNLIAELYLKYGGNYFSFGGRNRDGSDATNEMSWIGLEAYDMIGGYNHLGVMWHDDIDPAYYSYACDVVTRNGCGVPTLVSYDVMRDSELYSGYCWDDAWNMSYSGCQWYCAVGSEYCDHDLNSFVLPVPLQRAMQRAEKEEYIDFEQFWSAYTEEVEKTASAFAYFKNKVYEWQDKVWPEMVTSLCMKGCIEKGLDVTSIGGVNNAYTSVNVLGVPNVVDSIYAIQKVIFKQKKYTIAQLNKAIADNWSDQEVMRQTMLKQEKFGNDLDGVDLIYQRVAENIRATLAAQHNIKGFSFRASLFQYMGHTYAGPMLGATADGRLAEEPIAHGCNPMHGRNGNGLTATAKSLLKVPFRKYQGGSLQIELQPKFFDGKDNKGQYIERFSKAFMKNGGIQINFNVIDLEKLKKALADPTNPEYADIVVKVTGYSAHFVVMDREFQKEFVARVNYEAI; encoded by the coding sequence ATGCTACTAATTAACGAAAAATTTCCTGCTAACGAACGAATTCAGCGCTTGCGTAAGCGTAGCACCGATTTGTCGAAAAGTGGAAAAAGAAATGTTCTTGTGGATAATCCCGAGTTTTTGGTATATCACTGGTCTGGGCATTGTGCCGGTTTTTCACCGGCAACTGGAGAGTTGGCGCTTGGAGATGACGAACGGATTAATGTAGGAGATCACAATTGCCGTGTAGATAATGGCAAGCCCTTTCCATACGCTGACCAAATGCCCTCTAAAATCAATGGGTTTGAGTACTCTGTCACCAATTGGGCAACGGATTATGCGTTTTTTCTTGACCATAGCCCAGCGGAAGTATATCCCGACGAAACAATCGTAGGTGAATTTCATTGGCAGTTGGATGAGGCTCGAAATTTTATTTATCCTGAAGAGGTTCACGGACTAGGATTTGATTTGCGTGTATTAGGTGCTGGGGGTACCAGCTTAGCACATACTTGTCCAGATCTTTCAATAGGGCTATCTCGTGGCTGGTCAGGGCTTCTGGAAGATGTAAGAAAAAGCCTTGCTAAATGGCAGAGTTTAGGCAATGAACAGCGAGTTACATACCTTAAGGCACAGGTGATAGTGGTAGAGGCCATTATTCGTTTTGCTGAACGCCATGCCAAACGAGCTATAAACCTTTCAGAAAATGAAAGTAACACAGAACAAAAAGCACTGTACCAAAAAATTGCAAAAAATATGCAGCAGTTAGCTGTTGGAAAACCAGAAACCTTCGAACAAGCGGTTCAATGGATTCAGTTTTTCCAGGTCGTAGAACGTATCAATGGACATGGTAATGGTTATGGCCGCCTAGATCAGCTTCTAATTGATTTTTATAAATCAGATTTGAAAAGCGGTAGAATCTCTCGTGATGATGCACGCAATTTGATAGCTGAGCTTTACCTCAAATACGGTGGAAACTATTTCTCCTTTGGTGGTAGAAACCGTGATGGAAGCGATGCAACAAATGAAATGAGTTGGATCGGATTAGAAGCCTATGATATGATTGGTGGTTATAATCACTTGGGAGTTATGTGGCATGACGATATAGATCCGGCTTACTATTCCTATGCCTGTGATGTTGTAACGCGAAACGGTTGCGGAGTACCTACTCTTGTCAGCTATGATGTCATGCGTGATTCTGAATTGTATAGTGGATACTGTTGGGATGATGCTTGGAATATGTCATATAGTGGTTGTCAGTGGTATTGTGCAGTTGGAAGCGAGTATTGTGATCACGACTTAAATAGCTTTGTATTACCAGTTCCACTGCAACGTGCCATGCAGCGTGCAGAAAAAGAAGAATATATAGATTTTGAGCAATTTTGGTCTGCATACACAGAAGAAGTGGAAAAAACCGCAAGCGCATTTGCTTATTTCAAAAACAAAGTTTATGAGTGGCAAGATAAGGTATGGCCCGAAATGGTAACCTCCCTCTGCATGAAAGGCTGCATTGAAAAAGGCTTGGACGTAACCTCCATCGGCGGCGTAAACAATGCGTACACTTCTGTGAATGTATTGGGTGTGCCTAATGTCGTGGATTCCATTTATGCCATTCAGAAAGTAATCTTTAAACAAAAAAAATATACTATAGCTCAACTGAATAAAGCAATTGCCGATAACTGGAGCGACCAGGAAGTAATGCGGCAGACAATGCTTAAGCAAGAGAAATTCGGTAATGATTTAGATGGCGTCGATTTGATTTACCAACGTGTTGCAGAGAATATTCGTGCAACACTTGCGGCTCAACATAATATCAAAGGCTTTAGCTTCCGCGCATCTTTGTTTCAGTATATGGGTCACACTTATGCTGGTCCTATGTTGGGTGCGACTGCCGATGGCCGCTTGGCGGAAGAACCTATTGCTCATGGTTGCAATCCAATGCATGGTAGAAACGGAAACGGACTGACGGCAACTGCAAAAAGTCTTTTAAAAGTTCCTTTCCGTAAATACCAAGGTGGTTCGCTGCAAATAGAATTACAGCCGAAATTTTTTGACGGCAAAGACAATAAAGGTCAATATATTGAACGGTTCTCCAAGGCTTTTATGAAAAATGGCGGCATACAAATTAATTTTAACGTTATAGATTTAGAAAAGCTCAAGAAAGCTTTGGCCGATCCCACTAATCCGGAATATGCTGATATTGTTGTCAAGGTTACAGGATATAGCGCACATTTTGTTGTAATGGATCGGGAATTCCAAAAAGAGTTTGTAGCACGCGTGAATTATGAGGCAATTTAA
- a CDS encoding ABC transporter permease, which yields MAQLIKEKTAEKNSALTQFSKRNMTQIVTFGVLVLLSIGMSFLNPNFLTPKNLINVILQASVIGVLAVGMSFVIFSGGIDLSVGSVMALCCTVMGDLVVNKGVPSFFAVLACFGIGALCGALSGFLISKINMPPFIVTMGAMMLWRGVALEWVDGSGIYGVPRSIGWLGAEYLGAIPFAIILLVLLYLVAWFVFKKTSFGMHAYAIGDNEKAAKLSGIKVDRTKISIYILSGIMCAIAAIIVTGRMNGSTPIVGQGYELEAVAGVAIGGASMSGGVGSIWGTLIGVLIVQVIRNGMNILALSSYYQQIIIGIIIIISVGIDCFRRRKSN from the coding sequence ATGGCACAGCTTATAAAAGAAAAAACTGCGGAAAAGAACTCTGCCCTTACACAGTTTAGCAAAAGAAATATGACACAGATTGTTACATTTGGCGTATTGGTATTGCTTAGTATTGGAATGAGCTTTCTTAATCCTAATTTTTTGACCCCTAAAAACCTTATTAATGTTATTTTGCAAGCGTCTGTAATAGGTGTTCTAGCAGTTGGAATGTCGTTTGTTATCTTCTCTGGTGGAATTGATTTGTCAGTTGGATCTGTAATGGCACTTTGTTGTACCGTTATGGGAGATTTAGTAGTAAATAAAGGTGTACCTTCTTTTTTCGCCGTACTTGCTTGCTTTGGCATTGGAGCTCTGTGCGGTGCTTTGTCAGGTTTTCTTATTTCTAAAATCAATATGCCGCCTTTCATTGTTACAATGGGTGCTATGATGCTTTGGCGTGGAGTTGCATTGGAGTGGGTAGATGGCTCTGGTATCTACGGTGTTCCTAGATCTATTGGTTGGCTAGGCGCAGAATATTTGGGTGCAATTCCATTTGCAATTATTCTTTTGGTCTTGCTTTATCTTGTAGCTTGGTTTGTATTTAAAAAGACAAGTTTTGGTATGCATGCCTATGCAATTGGTGATAATGAAAAAGCAGCAAAACTTTCTGGAATAAAAGTAGATCGCACAAAAATTTCTATTTATATCCTCAGCGGCATTATGTGTGCCATCGCAGCCATTATTGTAACAGGACGCATGAATGGTTCTACTCCTATTGTTGGTCAAGGTTATGAACTAGAGGCGGTAGCAGGGGTTGCAATAGGTGGTGCTTCTATGAGCGGTGGTGTTGGAAGCATTTGGGGTACGCTGATAGGAGTTCTAATTGTGCAGGTTATTCGTAACGGTATGAATATTCTTGCTCTTTCCTCTTATTATCAGCAAATTATCATAGGTATCATTATTATCATTTCTGTAGGTATTGATTGCTTCCGCCGCAGAAAGTCTAATTAA
- a CDS encoding sugar ABC transporter ATP-binding protein, with protein sequence MSVQSTSEYVLELKNITKRFPGVLALDNVQLQLRAGEVHVLLGENGAGKSTLIKVITGAYLLDEGQVYLDGEPVTIKSPLDSQAMGIGVVYQEFNLMPHLTVAENIFMGKEPMKMKKMGLLDKSTMEKESKKYLEMVGASLDPNTKVGTCGVAVQQLVEIAKALAANARILILDEPTAVLTNEEITKLFEVVQRLKKQNVAVIYISHRLEEIREIGDRITVLRDGTYVETVDVDQASFDKDYLIRLMVGRSIDNQFPKAQVSIGSELLRVEHLHSKGKVEDVSFTLHAGEILGVAGLVGAGRTETAKIIFGADSDATGDIYVEGKKVSIKSPLDAIRNKIGFAPEDRKTEGLMQGMSITDNVIATCFQKVRKAGVRSTSMCNRLVQGLVKDLRIVTPEITQQVRKLSGGNQQKVVLAKWIASDSKIVILDEPTRGIDVGAKVEVYQLMSELVEKGYGIIMISSELPELLAMSDRILVMYEHKLQGELQRREATQEKILKLASGGVL encoded by the coding sequence ATGAGCGTACAAAGCACAAGCGAGTATGTTCTTGAACTTAAAAATATCACCAAACGTTTTCCCGGTGTTTTGGCGCTGGACAATGTGCAGTTGCAATTGCGTGCAGGCGAAGTACATGTTTTGCTCGGCGAGAATGGCGCGGGGAAATCCACATTAATAAAAGTAATTACCGGTGCTTACCTGCTAGATGAAGGACAGGTGTATTTAGATGGAGAACCAGTTACAATCAAGAGCCCGTTAGACTCACAGGCTATGGGAATCGGAGTTGTTTATCAAGAATTTAACCTAATGCCTCATCTTACTGTTGCAGAAAACATCTTTATGGGAAAAGAACCAATGAAGATGAAAAAAATGGGCTTACTTGACAAATCGACTATGGAAAAAGAGAGTAAAAAGTATTTGGAAATGGTAGGTGCTTCCTTAGATCCAAATACAAAAGTAGGAACATGTGGCGTTGCTGTACAGCAGCTTGTTGAGATAGCAAAAGCTTTGGCAGCAAATGCACGCATACTAATTTTAGATGAACCCACTGCTGTTTTAACAAATGAGGAGATTACCAAATTATTTGAGGTAGTGCAGCGTTTGAAAAAACAAAATGTTGCAGTGATTTATATTTCTCACAGATTGGAAGAAATACGAGAAATTGGAGATAGAATAACTGTTTTGCGTGATGGCACCTATGTAGAAACAGTTGATGTAGATCAAGCATCATTCGACAAGGATTATCTGATTCGTTTAATGGTTGGTCGCAGTATTGATAATCAATTTCCCAAAGCACAAGTAAGTATTGGTTCAGAGTTGTTACGAGTAGAACATCTACATAGTAAGGGCAAGGTTGAGGATGTATCTTTCACTTTGCACGCAGGTGAAATTTTAGGCGTTGCGGGGTTAGTAGGCGCAGGACGTACCGAAACAGCTAAAATTATTTTCGGTGCTGACAGTGATGCTACTGGTGATATTTATGTGGAAGGAAAAAAAGTATCTATAAAATCACCTTTGGATGCAATACGCAATAAAATTGGATTTGCGCCAGAAGACAGAAAAACGGAAGGCCTTATGCAAGGAATGAGCATTACAGATAATGTGATTGCTACCTGCTTTCAAAAGGTACGTAAAGCCGGTGTTAGAAGCACGAGCATGTGCAACAGGCTCGTGCAAGGATTGGTAAAGGATTTACGCATTGTTACCCCTGAAATCACACAGCAAGTACGAAAGTTATCTGGTGGAAATCAACAGAAAGTTGTATTAGCAAAGTGGATTGCTTCTGATAGTAAAATTGTTATCCTTGATGAACCTACGCGTGGTATTGATGTTGGAGCAAAAGTAGAAGTATACCAGCTGATGAGTGAATTGGTGGAAAAAGGCTATGGCATTATTATGATCTCATCTGAGCTGCCGGAATTGCTCGCAATGAGTGATCGGATTTTGGTGATGTATGAGCATAAACTCCAAGGTGAGCTTCAAAGAAGAGAAGCAACACAGGAGAAAATCTTGAAATTGGCATCCGGAGGTGTATTGTAA